In Doryrhamphus excisus isolate RoL2022-K1 chromosome 7, RoL_Dexc_1.0, whole genome shotgun sequence, one genomic interval encodes:
- the LOC131132616 gene encoding dynein light chain 1, cytoplasmic-like, which translates to MSDKKAVIKNADMSDEMQQDAVDCAMQALEKYNIEKDIAAYVKKEFDKKHNPTWHCIVGRNFGSYVTHETKHFIYFYLAQVAILLFKSG; encoded by the exons ATGAGTGACAAGAAGGCGGTGATCAAGAATGCGGACATGTCTGACGAAATGCAGCAGGACGCGGTGGACTGCGCCATGCAAGCCTTGGAAAAGTACAACATCGAGAAGGACATCGCCGCCTACGTCAAGAAG GAGTTTGACAAGAAGCACAACCCCACGTGGCACTGCATCGTGGGCAGGAACTTTGGCAGCTACGTGACGCACGAGACCAAGCATTTCATATACTTCTACCTCGCCCAGGTGGCAATCCTCCTCTTCAAGTCGGGCTGA